From the genome of Brassica oleracea var. oleracea cultivar TO1000 chromosome C4, BOL, whole genome shotgun sequence:
ATGATCTAAATGGTGGAGTGATAAGCAACCACACGTACAATATTATTGCTTAACGGAACCGATACAATCTCAAGATCTCAGTCAAGACCTTGAGCCCTCAAATCCAGAGAACAACCTCTTTGAACTTACCTTCAAATGCAGAGACACTCCCTCTGATTTGCCTAACAATTCTCTCTCATCTTTCGATGCCTCTCAACAACAGTCATAGATCTTTATTTATGTACACTTAAAGCCCATTTAAAAGGCCCAAAACTGTAAAATCATTGTAAACCCTAGTCTATAAACTTATTACTCAATCCTCGTCGTGGTCGTAGTCTCTCTAACTCTCTTAAGGTTAGTCACTCACTCTTTTGTACGAATTGAATCTGTTATCTGTGTATGTTATCGTCGAGCATTCTTATTCCTCCGACGACTTTGCTTATTGAAGAATCCGAATCTGCTTTGGTTTTGTTTGCAGATTCAAAAGGACTTTTGCTTTTCTTCGTAAAGTCACCATGTCTGGGTAAGCTTCTCTTTGGATATAGCTATGTTGGATGTTACCACATTTCGTTAAAGGTCTCGTGAATCGGTAACTGATACTGAAATTTAGGTTTTATAGTTCATTTTTAGTTGGTTTATTACACCATATTCTGTTTTGTTCATTTAGGTTTCACCTAGGAAGAATCAGTAGTTGTAACTTGTAATGTATTATGTAAGCGTACGAGCTCGGTTTGGATAATTTGGTTTTGGGTTAATTCGATTCACACTAAAGCTTGCCAAATTAAACCGAAAAGACTTGATCCGGTTCGACAATAGGTTAGTTCGTTTATCTAAAATTCTACTGAATTGGATCCAAACTTTTCAATTTTCAGTTCGATTCTAGTTTAAATTTGGTTTAAATTGGGTTAGTTTGGTTCAAAGTTTGGATATGATTTCGGTTTGGAATAAATCAGTATGATTTGATTATAATTTTTTTAATTAATAATGTAAAAGCAGAACTAACCGATAACGATTTGTTTTTTGTTAAAAAATCTGCCTGATTGAATAGAACTCTTAACCAAACTTGATCCAAAAACCAAAATTTTTGGTTCGATTCGGTTACTTTCCGCAAGCCTATGCGTGTGGTCTAGTCTTACTGTCTCTTCTCTTTTACTTCAGGGAAGAAGCTGCTCCTGCTGTTGTTCCTCCAACTGCTGAGCCAGCTGCAATTCCAGAGGATATGGATCTGTTGACTGCATTGGAGCTGACTCTAAGGAAAGCCCGTGCTCACGGTGGTGTGACTCGTGGTCTCCATGAAAGCGCCAAGCTTATCGAGAAGCGTGTTGCTCAGCTCTGTGTCTTGGCTGAAGACTGCAACCAGCCCGATTACGTCAAGCTTGTCAAAGCTCTATGCGCTGATCACAACATCAACTTGCTTACTGTTCCAAGTGCCAAAACCCTCGGTGAATGGGCTGGTGTAAGTAGTCTTTAGTTTCGTCAAACTCTAGATGTAAATGAGACTTTTCATATTAATAATCTTGAATGTGGTTGCTTGCAGCTTTGCAAGATTGATTCAGAGGGTAATGCAAGGAAGGTTGTTGGATGCTCGTGCCTTGTGGTCAAGGTAAAGAGTCTTTTTTTTTTTTTTAACTCTTATCTTGATCGTATAATGTGTTTGACTTGTGTCTGGGTATTTATTCGTGCTGCTGTGTGTTTACTCTTACAGGATTACGGTGAGGAGACAACTGCACTCAACATCGTCAAGAAGCATATTGAATCTAACTAAAATCAGCAAAGTCAAGATTTCAGATGCTATTTCCTCTTGTTTTCTTTGTTTTTTTTTGTTATTCAATACTTGTTTAGTGGATATGTCTTGAGATATGTTTGGGGCAATAACATTTTGATGTTATCTAGCTCATATTTACTAATACTCAACCTTTTCACTCATCAGAAGGTTTTCTTATCTGCTCCCAAGGGGAAAAATTATGCGTTTCAGTAAACTCTGATTTTGACACATGGTTGAATCGTCAGTCAGATGATCAAGAACCAAGCCATGATAGACCGTAAATCCAAATCGTTTAACCAAGAACATCGTAATGACACAGTTGCAACATAACGGCAGCCTAGTTGCCTTAATCGTTGGGAATGAATACAGCGCTCGCCGCTCAATCTTTAGCCAACAAAATCAAACATATACTTGGGTGCAATGAGTAGAAGTACCAATTTTTGAGTAACGCATAATGAACATCCTCGATGATGAATGTTGGCAATATAGACAATGTCTCAATGAATAAACGAGGATTGTTCCAAATGAGTAGCTAATGGTCCCCTTCGAAAAGTACTAAAATAGAAATCAGAAAGTGGTAATCGTCATAATTCTTCTGATTCGACGGTAGATACCGTCGGCTACCCCTTTACTAAAAGTTGACAGTAACGGCTGAATAGAAATTTTTTTTTTGAGAGCGGTTCAATAGAAGTTTTAATTGATGTCTTACTGCAGTACTTGACTTCCAAGATCCATAAAATAAGGTCTCATTTAGACATATTATTACACTGATCACCATACAAAAAATTAAAACCAACATATCATGGTTTTACGTATTTTATTTAGCTTTACATTTTTCAAATTTTATTATTTATAGTTTAAATACTTGAAGGAACCTACAAGGTAAGAAAAAAAAAAGCATAGTAATATAAAAGGAAATTTTCTATACGAAATCTATATTTTTAGTGTTGTTAAGATATAAATAATAAATAAATAGTACATTAATGTATATTTTAATGTTAATATATAGTAGCATCTAAATTAATAATACTTATTTCCAAAATTTAACAAATTATAATAACTTTATATATTATATGTTCACGTTGAATTGAATATGTCTAAATATATATATTTTTATAAAAGTTAAAATCTTTAATAGATAAAATTCAACCAACCATAAGCATTCGTACCATCACAATTTGTCTAACCATTGACTTTAAAAAAACCATTACGTTAATCTTAATGGTTAGCCTAAGTTTTTGCAGCTAAATACTGGAGGGAACAATTTAATTGGTTCAAATTTGTTTTCTATGCAAGGCCTTAATAACTATCTATTTTTTTCCTTAATGTTTCTGATTTTCACAATATGTATTGTATTATCTTAATTAGATATCGAATTATATGTATACTATATAAAGATGTAATAATCATAAATAAATAGATAAATATTTGTATTTATATATATAGTTTTTATTAAAACACCAACATAGTATAGAACTAACATGTAATTAAATTGTAATTTTATTAAATATTGTTTTGATCATTACTTACATATTAGAGTATCTTAATTGGCTGGAGGAAGAAGTAACAACCGTGACAACAAGTATGGAACTTGCGTTGTCATGTCACAACTATGGTACTGGCGAGGAAGACTGAATCAAGTATGTTGAATCAAATCCAGAATTATGTTATAAACTTAATTTGTTGAGATTACTATTATATTAAAGTAGTTTTTTCTTCTTCTTTGTAAATGAACAACATTTTGGTTACATGACAACCGTTGTAACTGAATACACATAACCAAAGGTATACATCATCTTCCTTAATTAGATTTCATCTCTATGTCAATGTCTGGATCATCCTTATTACCAACATTGTCTGGAGAATCTTTTGGCAAAAGACCAAGCAGAGGCAGAGGGAGCAACGAGCTAAGATTGCACAAGATAATAAGCGTCGACAGGTTATCAAAACTGTCTCTTGTGATGCCGAACACTTGAGTCAGCCCTGCCCCCATAAGTCCCCCAAGAACACTGCCTCCATTGGAGATTGACATGAGCGTAGCAAAGAGCGTTGCTTCCATTCCTTCCGGACACAACCTCGCCGCTAACACGAGAACCGGCATGAAAGAGGCCTGTGCAAGAACTGTTAGGATCAGAGAGTCTCCTATTGCAAACCACTCGTCGCTTATCCCCAGCTGCCTGTTAAAACCAGTCACGAGGAGAACCTGCAAAGACATAAGATTAGTGACTAATATAGAAGAAACGGTTCTTCATCTAAAGAGACTAACCTGAGTCATCCCAAGACCTGTTCCGAAAACGGTTGTGACGAGGAAGATTTTTCTCAAAGGAACGGTTTTGAGGAAGCCATTGTACAGTCCTACTCCAAGCAACGAAGCAATTGAGGTCACAAGTTTAACTCTTCCTAGAAACTCCGGAGTAAAGCCAAGCTTGTTCGTTCTGAGGTCACAATGTTTAGCATTAGCTAGCAACTTAAGTAACTACTATCATCTCAGTGGGAAGAGAGAAACATACGTGAAGTAAAACATTGCGGAATCAGAGTGTGGCGTGGCTTGCCATAAGAAGATAAACAAGGTTGGGAGGAAAACATTAGGTTGCTTAATGGCACTCCACAGCTGAATCATGTTCTGCTTTGAGGTCTGAAGAAAGCCGGGATTGGCCAAGGCTATGTTCTCTTTCTGCCCTGACCCTGGCATTGGTCTGACCACACGTTGTTCGTTGACGAGAACGGCAACTGCTGAAGTTATCAAAGGTAGTAAAGCTGTCACCCCGAATACAAACCTGAGGTGTAACAGCTTTTCGAATGCCACCAAGTTAGTTATCTACGACACGTGGCAGAGAAAAAAAGGGAAAGCTTCTTTTCAAGGGACTGTACCTCACACCATACGACTCCACGAGAGAGCCGCTAAAGTAGGAACTCACGATTCCACCAAAGGCTGAGGATCCCCAGCATAAGGACTGCAGAGATCCCGACACGCTTTGTGACTCGCCACGAGCACGTTCAACAACCATTGAGTCTACTACCTGTAATAACTCAAACAATTCAATATGATGAATTGTCTATCAACTAAACAATCTAATGGGTTAGAAAGCTTACAACATCAGAAAAGGCGACAGAGAGGGAACCAAGAAGTATACAAGAAGCAGCACTATATTTACTGTCAACAAAACCAGCCATCAAGCTCCAAGAAAATGCACCAAGTAGTCCTGAGAGAACTAGATATGATCTCCTCCGGTAGCCAAATAGTGGCACAGAGTCACTGCAAAACAAAACAAGTAACTTAGAACTTTACTACTGGTCACAAGTAGAGAGGTGATGAAGGAGGCATATACCTGATAAAACCGTAGAGAGGCTTAACAAGCCATGGCAACGAAGAAAGTCCCGTTATCACAGCTGTCTAAGTCAAAGAGATGTTACATTATTGTCAGCCTATAAAAAGACAATTGTTCGTGAAAGCATTTCAACAAGGACATATACCTCAGCAGGGTCAAGATGCAAGTCGTCTTTCAGATAGAAACTAACAGCGAGCCTAGCGAGTCCTAGAACACCTTGAACAAAATACACCATTGCTACAGCAAAATTGTCTGGCGATAACTCAACACCCAGAACTTTTTTTCTGCTACTAAAGTTTCTTCCTTTACGAGCCTGTCCTCTAACAGAACCATCTCTGACTCCTTCAACATCTGTATTCACACTATCTCCTTCAGCTACACCTATACACCACAACACATTTAGAGACAGAGAGACTAATCACAAGTTTGAATCTTTTCGAACCAATTCACTATCTTTCGATGAACCCAGTTCATTAATCATAAGAAAGTGTGAACATTTCGATGAACCCAGTTGATGGAACTTACTAATTCTGGAATCAAGAAGGAGACTTTCTTCTGAATCCCTTCTGCGAGGAAGCTCCGGGATCGAAACTGTGGAGGACATGTCTCTCCTATCCGGAGGAATCTTCCGGCGGTGGGATCGGGCGGTGATGGCGAGGCGTCTAGGGAGGAAGGTGAATGGGGAGAGTGTGATTTGAGAGGGTGAGATTGTTGGGATGGAGAAAAGATTGCGAGACGCCATTAAAAGTTAACTTTTGTTAAATTTAAGGCTTTTTTAATGAACACTCCTCCGTGTCTTTAGCTATTATCGAGTCTCCTTGCCCTCTGGATAATTCTTTTTTTTTTCCTCCATTTTATTCCTTAATATTTTCTGATTTTTTTTTTTCAGTTAACAACAATTTATTTGTGTTAAAGACATTATTGTAGGCAGTATAAAATATCTTAACATCAAATAAATAGATAAATACATAGAAAACGATAATAATTAAAAAAGAGAGAAAAAAAATAAATTTTTGTTGAGAAATTTTCAACAAAATATAACAAATTCTTATGACATTTTTTCTTGATTTTGTATTCTATTGTTGGAGTCTTACAAGTCCATGTCCAACTTTTACTAAACCAATTAATACGATAGTATCCACTTTAAATCCAACAATTAAAGTTTATATAGATTTTGTTTTTGAATTTTTATAAAAGATTTCCTATTGATCAGAATTGGACATCATATTACATATTACACATTATATATCTAAATTCCAATATGAAATTTTGTTTACATTCATAATACATATTTTATTTCAAATTTAAAGATAAAATTAAATTACAATGTATTTCATGATTGATGTTGTGTGCTTTGTGTAAATATCTATAAATGGCTAACATTCATATAAAACCATTAAAAATTACTATATTATTTGTTTTTTATTGGAAGTATGTTCTGTTTTATCAATCTTTTGAAGAAGAATATAAAAATATTTATCATATAAAAATCGTAAAAAATGACTAAATTGTTGATTAATTTTCCATTAAAAAAACTTACACTAACTATACAAAACAATGAATCGTCTGATTAGGAAAATGACCAAACATGTTACATGCTTTGCCATCACATTATGGGCATCCCACGAGAGGCAACCATCAATCATAGATTCATGGCCTTTATTGTTGAGTGCGTACTCGACAGCTCGAGCAACAATGAAACTTCTGCTTCTTTTTTCTTTGTTCTAGTGCTTCTTTTTATTTGTTACCGATTACCCTAGGAATCTGTCTTTTTTTATCACTTTTTTATCACACCCTACGAATTTGTCTTTTTTTTAATCACTTTTTTTCACACCCTAGGAATCTGTCTAGAACAACTGATGATATCATACTCCATCCATTTTATTCTAATTTTCGTAGTTTTAGACTTAGACACACATATTAAAAAAATATTTAATTTTATATATTTATTAAATAAAAACATCATTATCAATACACATACCCACATTTTAATAAATACAAAGATAGATTGAAATATAAAATCAATAAAATCTGCATTGAAATTATAAAACGACACTTATTTTGAAACTAAAATTTTACTCTAGAAAATAATTAAACTGAAACGGAGGGAATATTAGCTTAGGAATCTGTGAGAATTAATAAGAAGCCGAGAGAATATTTCCCTAAAGAACTTCACTGTCACATTAGTTTTGCATCGAACATTTATTTGATTTTTTTTCCAAAAAAGAAAACATGTTTGTTTGATAAATATGTTTATAGAATATAGACCATCGAAGATGCCAAAAAAAGAGAGTATAGACCATCAAATTTGTATTTTGCTGTGTTATGAAATAACATTGTACTAGGTTAAGACCCGCACAAAATATTATATAAATTAGTTTTACGTATTACATGTTCTTTTACATATTATTAAATAATACATATATATTGATAATTAAAAACTCAGTAAATAATTTTTTTTTTAGTTAACAACAATTTATTTGTGTTAAAGACATTATTGTAGGCAGTATAAAATATCTTAACATCAAATAAATAGATAAATAAATAGAAAACGATAATAATTAAAAAAGAGAGAAAAAAAGAAATTTTTGTTGAGAAATTTTCAACAAAATATAACAAATTCTTATGACATTTTTTCTTGATTTTGTATTCTATTGTTGGAGTCTTTCGAGTCCATGTCCAACTTTTACTAAACCAATTAATACGATAATATCCACTTTAAATCCGACAATTAAAGTTCATATAGATTTTGTTTTTGACTTTTTATAAAAGATTTCGTATTGATCAGAATTGGACATCATATTACATATTACACATTATATATCTAAATTCCAATATGAAATTTTGTTTACATTCATAATACATATTTTATTTCAAATTTAAAGATAAAATTAAATTACAATGTATTTCATGATTGATGTTGTGTGCTTTGTGTAAATATCTATAAATGGCTAACATTCATATAAAACCATTAAAAATTACTATATTATTTGTTTTTTTATTGGAAGTATGTTCTGTTTTATCAATCTTTTGAAGAAGAATATAAAAATATTATCATATAAAAATCTTAAAATACAATGTTTCAGTTAATTAATCTAATAAATACAAAGTCAATAGACATAATTTCCAAAAAGAACAAACTATTGCATAAGTAGGTACGTACACAATACATATTTATTTTATATTCTTATTTTCATCTATTTTTTCTCAAAAAAAAATCTCTTTAAAACAACCTCTGTTTGTTGAGTAATCTTTCTTTTTTTTTTTGACTAAATTGTTGATTAATTTTCCATTAAAAAAACTTACACTAACTATACAAAACAATGAATCGTCTGATTAGGAAAATGACCAAACATGTTACATGCTTTGCCATCACATTATGGGGATCCCACGAGAGGCAACCATCAATCATAGATCCATGGCCTTTATTGTTGAGTGCGTACTCGACAGCTCGAGCAACAATGAAACTTCTGCTTCTTTTTTCTTTGTTCTAGTGCTTCTTTTTATTTGTTACCGATTACCCTAGGAATCTGTCTTTTTTTATCACTTTTTTATCACACCCTACGAATTTGTCTTTTTTTTTTAATCACTTTTTATCACACCCTAAGAATCTGTCTAGACCAACTGATGATATCATACTCCATCCATTTTATTCAAATTGCAGTTGATTTAGACTTAGACACACATATTAAAAAATATTTAATTTTGTATATTTATTAAATAAAAATATCATTATCAATACACTTATCCACATTTTAATAAATACAAAGATAGATTGAAATATAAAATCAATAAAATCTGCATTGAAATTATAAAACGATACTTATTTTGAACTAAAATTTTACTTTACAAAGACAATTAAACTGAAACAGAGAAAATATTAGCTTAGGAATCTGTGAGAATTAATAAGAAGCCGAGAGAATATTTCCCTAAAGAACTTCACTGTCACATTAGTTTTGCATCGAACATTTATTTGATTTTTTTTTCCAGAAAAGAAAACATGTTTGTTTGATAAATATGTTTATAGAATATAGTCCATCGAAGATGCCAAAAAGAGAGTATAGACCATCGAATTTGTATTTTGCTGTGTTATGAAATAACATTGTACTAGGTTAAGAGCCGCGTTTTGCGCGGAATAAATATTATATAAATTAGTTTTACGTATTACATGTTCTTTTACATATTATTAAATAATACATATATATTGATAATTAAAAACTCAGTAAATATTACGTATATGATTAAATTGGTGCAAACACATAAATAAATTTTATTAATTCAAACAAACACTTTTTCTATTTTATATGATATAAAATTAAGTTTTAATGATATTAACATAGATATATATATATAGTACATTTTTAATATTGTTATCTGTTAAATAATATTTTATACTCATATTGTTTTTTGATCATTTGTATTTTCTGTAACAAAAATTTTGAATCACCGATAACAATTTTTTTTTTGTGGGATGTTTAATAGTTTTAGTCATTTATAATTTTAAAAACATTATGAAAAGTTTTAAAACTAAATATTAAATTGTCAATATTTGTTCAATTTTTTTATCAAACGAAAAATCAAAGCAACTTTCGAAATAAAAATACATATGTATTTTTATATTGTACATAATTTATTTTAAAAATATTAATATTTATTAAATGAGACTTCTTATTATATAATTTTGTAATCATTTATATCTTTTTATAACAAAAAATTTAAACCATGAAAAATTCAATGTGAGATTTTCGACAACTTTAGTCATTTATATTCTTTTTTAAAATTTCAAAATATAACATATACAGAAAAATCTAAATTCTTACTATATTAATGTGGTTGTTTAATTTATTTTAATATGTTAAAATTTAAAAAATGATAGAAAATAGACTAATTTCTATCAAATCTTTATTATTCAAAATCATTAATTTTCATATATACTTTAGCCAGATTTGGTAATTCCGTTATTTTTGTTTAAGGAAACAATGAATAACATTAATAATCAATTTATGATTAGTTTAATAAAAAGCTTATTATATATTTTGATGCACCAACATATTTCTCTAAGGATTCTAAGAATGATTGTGGTGATGACACGTGGCTATAGAAAATGTTATAATGCTTCTCTTTTAATATATATGAGATTAATAAAAAGCTTATTATATATTTTGATGAACCAACATATTTTTCTAAGGATTCTAAGAATGATTGTGGTGATTACACGTGGCTACAGAAAATGTTATAATGCTTCTCTTTTAATATATAGGAGATAATTTGCTATGCTGCTCTATTTTTCTTCTTATGTTGTTGTAACTTATTTGCTATTTTACACCAAAATTATGTACAAATTAGAGTACGTTCGTTTCTGTCTACCACTTCATAAACTAAAAACAAAGATTCAGCATCTTATAAGAATGCAAGTTAATATTGATTGTTAAAAGTTAAAAGTAGCGTAAAGGAAAAAAAAAAGAAAATACAATAACTATAGTGTACTGAGATGGTATGAGAAAAAAAAAAATTCTAGCAACGATTAGATGAAAGAAAATCTGTTAAACAAGATAGTTTTAAAATTTTAGAAGAAAAAAGTATTTTAACAAGCATAGATGGAATAAAAATAAAATTAGAAGAAAAAGTATTTTTAACAAGCATAGATGGAATAAAAATAAAATTTGTTAACGTTGGGTAAATTTTAGTTTCACAACATGTTGAGTCTTGCGTTGACTACTACCGACGACACAGCAGCACTTGGATTTTTTTTTTTGGAAGCAACACGGCAAGTTCCGAATCCTCATCTATGTTTTGTTTGGCAACCAAGTAAGTGTCAAAAGTCAAAGGTCAAAATTAACAACCAGCCATTCACAACATGAGTCACACGACACTTCATCTTCCGTCATGGCTTCATTCATTAAAACTGACTATATAATATAATATTACCACTAACTGTATTTTACTCGAAAGCAAGAAGCAATATTCGAGATTTTTGCTAAGCGCAGCGTGTATATAAAGATATCGCATTGACGTTACAATGTGATATCTCAAACAATCATTATCTTAAATGGAGATGGACTCAAACGAGACTCAACCAAAGGTGGTTGTTTCATCACCGGCGAGAAGAATATCACTCCGACAAATGA
Proteins encoded in this window:
- the LOC106339913 gene encoding 40S ribosomal protein S12-1 — protein: MSGEEAAPAVVPPTAEPAAIPEDMDLLTALELTLRKARAHGGVTRGLHESAKLIEKRVAQLCVLAEDCNQPDYVKLVKALCADHNINLLTVPSAKTLGEWAGLCKIDSEGNARKVVGCSCLVVKDYGEETTALNIVKKHIESN
- the LOC106336742 gene encoding folate-biopterin transporter 1, chloroplastic; protein product: MASRNLFSIPTISPSQITLSPFTFLPRRLAITARSHRRKIPPDRRDMSSTVSIPELPRRRDSEESLLLDSRISVAEGDSVNTDVEGVRDGSVRGQARKGRNFSSRKKVLGVELSPDNFAVAMVYFVQGVLGLARLAVSFYLKDDLHLDPAETAVITGLSSLPWLVKPLYGFISDSVPLFGYRRRSYLVLSGLLGAFSWSLMAGFVDSKYSAASCILLGSLSVAFSDVVVDSMVVERARGESQSVSGSLQSLCWGSSAFGGIVSSYFSGSLVESYGVRFVFGVTALLPLITSAVAVLVNEQRVVRPMPGSGQKENIALANPGFLQTSKQNMIQLWSAIKQPNVFLPTLFIFLWQATPHSDSAMFYFTTNKLGFTPEFLGRVKLVTSIASLLGVGLYNGFLKTVPLRKIFLVTTVFGTGLGMTQVLLVTGFNRQLGISDEWFAIGDSLILTVLAQASFMPVLVLAARLCPEGMEATLFATLMSISNGGSVLGGLMGAGLTQVFGITRDSFDNLSTLIILCNLSSLLPLPLLGLLPKDSPDNVGNKDDPDIDIEMKSN